The genomic window GCCGGTCCTGCGCTCGCGCAGCGCGTTCGCCGTCGTCTCGACGATGCTCCTCGCGCTCGTCTTCGTCGTGGCCGGGGTCGTGGTCGGCGGGTCACCGGCTCGAGCCGTCTCCTACCCGTCCTGGGACGACGTCGTGGCCGCCCAGGCGAACGAGTCGTCGAAGCAGGCGCAGATCTCCGAGCTGCAGGGCCTGCTCGACCAGCTGCAGTCCGACGCCGTGAACGCACAGGCCGAGGCCGAGCGTCTGGGCGCCGCCTTCCAGGCCGCGCAGGACGCGGCCGACCAGGGCGCCGCGAAGCTCGCCGAGCTGCAGGCCCAGGTCGACGAGAAGAACGCGATCGCCGACGAGAGCGAGAAGCGCGCCGGCCAGGTGTCGGCACAGCTCGCCCGCACGGGCGGCGGCGACGTCTCGACCCAGCTGGTCGGCGACGGCGAGGCCGCCGGCGACCTGCTCTACCGTCTCGGCGCCATGAGCAAGCTCACCGAGCAGGCCGACGGCATCCGGCAGCAAGCCGTCTCCGACCGCAACGTCGCACAGTCGCTCGGCGACCAGGCGGCAGTCGCGAAGGAGGCGCTGGTCGGCCTCCGCGACACGGCCCAGGTCTCGATGGACGAGGCTCAGGCCGCGGCCGACGCCGCGACCGCCGCGGTGACCGCGCAGCAGGAGAACGAGTCGCGCCTGCAGGCCCAGCTCGCCGTGCTGCAGGACACGACCGCACAGACCCAGCAGCAGTACGAGGCCGGCGTGGAGGCCGAGCGCCAGCGCGTCGCCGCCGAGCAGGCCGCCCGCGCCGCCGAGGCCGCCCGCCAGGCGGAGGAGCTGCGTCAGCAGCGTGCCGCGGCCGCCGCAGCCGCCGCCGCGCGTCCGGCACCGAGCGCCGGCGCCCCTGCTCCTGCACCCGCGGCACCTCCTGCCTCGTCCGGCGGGGGCTCCGGCTCGGGCTCCGGCTGGGTCCGTCCCAGCGGCGGCGGCATCTCGAGCGGCTACGGCTACCGGGTGAACCCGGTGTCGAAGCAGTGGAAGCTGCACGACGGAGTCGACCTGGCACCCGGCTGCTCCACGCCGATCTACGCGGCGGCATCGGGCACGGTCAACTACGCCGGTGCCTACGGCGGCTACGGCAACTACGTGCGCATCAACCACGGCGGCGGCCTCAGCACGGCCTACGGCCACATCGTCAACGGCGGCATCAAGGTGCGCAACGGCCAGTCGGTCGTCGCCGGGCAGCTCATCGCCCTCGTCGGCTCGACGGGCAACTCGACCGGCTGCCACCTGCACTTCGAGACGCGCGTCAACGGCGCCTCGACCGACCCGGTGCCCTTCATGTCGGCCCGGGGCGTCAGCCTCCGCTAGCTCGGCGGCCCCTGCCAGGGCGCGAGGGCGTCAGGGCGCGAGAGCCTCAGGGCGCGAGAGCGTCAGGCCACGACGTGCACAGCGTGCAGGGAGCGTCCGGGCAGGGATGGCAGGATGTCTCGGTGACGAACGCCGCCCCTCCTGCCCCCGCCGCTCCTCCTGCCCCCGGGGCGCTGCACGTGCAGCACGTCGCGTGGGACGACCCGCGGGCGCTCGAGCTGCGGGCGCGGATGGACGCCGAGATGAACGAGCGCTACTCCGATCCCGGGGTCGTCGAGGACCCGGCGGTCACCGCCGCCCGGGATGCCGCGCTCCGCGTCGACCCGGAGCGGGTCCACGCCACCGTGCTCGTCACGGACGACGCCGGCCGTGCCGTCGCGCACGCGGCGCTGCGCGACCTCGACGGCGAGTGGGAGGTCAAGCGCGTCATCGTCGACGCGACGGAGCGCGGTCGCGGCCTCGGTCGGCTGCTGATGGCCGAGCTCGAGACCGTCGCCAGGGAAGGCGGGGCACCGCGGCTGATCCTGCAGACGGGCGACCGTCAGCCGGAGGCGGTCCGCCTGTACGAGCGGGTCGGCTACCGACCGATCCCGACCTACGAGCCGTACGTCGAGGCGCTGCCGAACTCGATCTGCTTCGAGAAGGTGCTGATCGGCGTCTAGGCTGGGCGCGATGATCACGCGACGAGACGCTGCCCTGCAGCTCGACATCCCGCTCGAGATGGCGGTGCGGCACGGCATCCCCGCGAAGCTCACCCTCGACGAGCTGCTCGAGCTCGAGAAGTCGCCGCCCGCGTGGCTGCTGCAGTCCCGGGCGAACCGCACGGGCAAGCCGGTCTGGGTCGACCTCGCGTGCGTCGTGTGCGGCTACCACGAGGCCGCCCGGCCCAAGAAGTGGTGGCCGGACTGGACGCACCTCAGCTGCGACGACCACGGCGTCGACGAGCTGCCCGAGCCCGAGCAGGGAACGGCGCGCAGCGAGGTCGCCGGTGTCGGCAGCCGCTTCGTCGCGGTCGTCGACGAACGGCCCTAGCGGGGCCCCGTTCGGCGTCGGGCAGCGCGCCCGCCGTCTCAGTCGCGATAGCCGACCGACGCGGGGGCGTCGAGCCCGGCGACGAGGTGCACGAGTGCCTGTCGTGCGTCGTCGGCGAGCATCTGACGCTGGATGTGCTGGTCGTGCCAGTGCACGAGGTCGTCCGTGGTGACGCCTGACCTGCCGCCGTCCGTGTCAGCGGCCGTGTCGTCGACGACCACGTAGCGGAACGCCCAGGGCTCGCCGTGCTCGGCGAGGGTGGTGCGGTGCCCCAGCAGGCGACCCGTCTCGGCGTCGACGAGCACCTCGTGCCCGGGATCGCCCGGGTCGGGCAGCCGGACGTCGACCCGCCGGTGCGCGGACGTCGGGTCGGGCCCGGCCACCCGCGTGCCGAGGACGGCCGAGACGAGCGTCTCGTCCGCTCCTGCCCGTCGAGGAGGCGCACTCCGGTCGAGCCCCGACACCACGTCGTCGACGACCCGGGTCACGGCGGCCCCGACGGCGTCGTCCTCCGCCGCGAGTCGTCTCGCAGCGTCCCGCAGCCAGTGCTCGAGCACGACCAGCTCGTCGGACGAGAAGGGATCGGGCTCGAGGGAGTGCACGGAGAAGTCCGCGGCCTCGACGGACCACTCCCACGAGAGGACGACGCGCACCATCGCGGTGCTGCGGGGGAGCAGGGCGAGCACGCCTCGTCGCAGGCCGGGGGTCCAGTGCAGCTCGGGGGCGTCGAGCAGAGGACGCACGAGGTCGGCCGACGTGCGCGCGGAGCTCAGGACCACGAACTCGGCCACGACGTCGCGCCACGGGGTCGCGCGGTCCGGTGCGACGTCGTGCTCACGCCGCACGGTGAGGACGCTGGCCTGGTCGCCCCTGTCGGGCCAGGGTGCAGGGGAGAGGGGAGCGTCGGGCACGAGGAAGGATCTTGCCACGCGCACCTCCGGCCCCGCCGAGCGGCCGCGGACGCGTTCGCTCGGCGCGGGAGCTCCTCAGAACGTGAGCTGATCGGCCGAGTCGAGCGGCACCCACCCCTCGGGCAGGCCCGACGGCGGCCGGACCGTCGGCACGACCTGCAGGGAATCGGCCTCGGCCAGCTGTGCGAGCTCGAGCCCGGTCAGCGCGGCGATGTCGCGCACGGGCACCTGGAAGGTACGGTACGGCCCGAGCGGGGGCAGCTCGCCCTGGTCACGGGCGCGCAGAGTCGCGCGTCCGAGCTCGGCGTCGTCGAGCTGTGACGACTGGTCGAGCAGGTAGCCGGCCGTCCGCAGCGCGGCCCCGTCGCTCGTCGCCCACGCCGCGATCTTCCAGAAGCGCAGCGGCAGCTGGACGCCCCGGTAGGACGGGTCGTCGGGGTGCAGGACAGGGCCGGTCAGCACGGTGAGCCGCTGCTGGTGCACGGCCGCGTACTCGAGCACGAGGTCCTCGAGGCCGAGCCAGAGCTCGGACGACTGGTTGAAGTCGCCCACCTGCGGTGCGGCGTTCGTGTAGGTGAACGTGTCGAGGTTCGCGCGGGAGGCGATCGCCGGTGTGCCCCACACGGGGTCGCGACGCCGCACGAGGTGCCCGCGGTCGAGGTCGTTGCGGGCGTAGACCTCTGGCCCGCACTGCTCGCCCTCGGGGACCCTCTCGTCGAGGTGCCAGTCGTCGCCCCGCTCGAGGTCGACCAGCGCGGCGCCGTCGATGTTGACCGCGGTCGCCGCGGCGAGGCGCCGCCGCGGGTCGAGCAGCACGGTGAAGTGCGCGTAGGGCAGCTCGCGCACGGCACGGGGGCCGGTGCCGGGCAGCGGCACCTGCACGGCGAGGAACCCGGGGTCGTACCCGAGGGCAGCAGCCGCCTCCGGCTGGTCGTCTGCGATCGTCATCCGCGCCTCCTGCTGGTCGGTGGGTGGTCTGCGCCCATCGTGCACCGCACCTCCGACACCCGCCCGTGCCCCCGCACCGCAGCAGCTCAGCAGCGGGCGACGAGCGCGGTCTCGCAGAGCCGCCGCAGCTCGGCGGGGCCGCCGCGCCGCACCGCAGCGCGCTGGCGCTCGGCGCCGGTCCCGTCGGTCGTGACGCGGTCGAGCAGGGCGCGCGTCCGCTCGTGGTCGCCCGACGCGTCGAGAGCGTCGCCGACGTGCACGAGGAGGCGGTGCAGCACCTCGCGGGACCCGCGCAGCTCACCGGCCACCGGGTCGAGCAGCTCGCCCCCGAGCCCGTCGCGGGCGGCGTGCCAGAGGCCGGCGTCGAGCAGCTCGGGCTCGACCCGGAGCGGGGCGACGTCCGCCTCGGCCTCCGCGCGGGCCGTGTCGACGAGGGCGCGCACGAGGGTCGCGACGAGGAGGGCGCCGCCCGTGTCGAGCTGGGCGTCGGCGACGCGGACCTCGACGGTCGGGTGGTCCTCTGCGAGGCGGGCGTTCCACCAGATGGTCCGCGTGTCGTAGGTGCCGGCGACGCCCACCAGCCGACGGATCCGCCGGTCGTAGTCCGCTGCGTCCACGAAGGGAGGCGGGCAGCCGCCGGTCGACCAGCGTCGCATGTGCATCGCGCGCCAGCTCGCGAAGCCGGTGTCGGCGCCGTGCCAGTACGGCGAGTTGCCGGTCAGGGCGAGCAGCGTCGGCAGCCAGGCGCGCACCCGGTTCAGCACGGCCACGCCGACGTCGCGCGACGGCACGCCGACGTGGACGTGCGTCCCGTTGATGAGGTGGTCGGTCACCAGGCCGCGGAACTCCTCCTCGACGCGGTGGTACCGCTCGGTGTCGGTCACCGCGGGCCAGCCGCTGCACATGAACGGCGTGCCGACGGCCGCGGCCACGACGCCCCGGCGTCGCGCCTGGGCGGCCAGGCGGGTGCGGAAGGTCACGAGGTCGGCCTCGGCCTGGTCCAGCTGCGTGAACACCGGGCTCGATCGCTCTATCTGCGACGCCAGGAACTCGTGGCTGACGAACTTCGACTCGTGCGCCGAGCCGAGCAGCTCGGCGTGCACCGAGGCCGCGACGTCGGCGGGCGTCAGGGCCACCGGGTCGACCAGGATGAACTCCTCCTCGATGCCGAACGTCGTCATGCGGCCCCCTGTCGTCGGGGGGATGCTAGCGACCCGGTCGGAGAACGACCGGCGATCAGCCGAGAGCTGCCCGTGACGTCGGGGTACGCGCAGGGCGGGCACACGAAGGAGGCGCGGTGCAGGCGTGCCTGCACCGCGCCTCCCGGGCGGTGTCCCTGCGACGTCCGGCGTCCGACGTCAGTCGGCGAGGATCGCGTAGAGCGCGCGCCGCGTCTCGTCGAGCTTGGCGGTGGCGGCCGCGCGCTGCGCGTCGGTCACGCCGGAGCGGAACTGCTGCACGACCCCGAAGAGCTTGCCGAGGCTCTCGCGGAACTCGTCGGAGGCCTCGTCGCCGGTCGTGGCGGCCCAGGCAGCCTCGACGGCGTCGGCGTGCTCGGCCACGTAGGTGCGGCCCGCCTCGGTCAGCGAGTACTCGCCCTTGGCGGCCTCGTCGCCGGCGACGATGAGCTCTTCGTCGACGAGCTGCTGCAGCGTGGGGTAGACCGAGCCGGGGCTCGGCTTCCAGACGCCGTCGGTGCGCTCGGCGATCGCCTTGATCAGGCCGTAGCCGTTCGAGGGAGCGTCGGCGAGCAGTGACAGCACGGCGAGGCGGACGTCGCCCTTGCGGGCACGGCCACGACCGCCGCGGTGGCCGCCGGGGCCGAAGCCGGGGAACCCGGGGAAGCCGCCGAAGGGGCCGGGGCCCCCGGGGCCGAAGCCGGGGCCGCCGGGCCGGCCGCCGCGGGCGAAGGGGCGGCCGAAGCGGCCCCCGCCGGCGAAGCGGTCGTGCTGGTCGCGGCGGTCGGAGTGGTCAGGGTGGTCGGGGTTCTGGTGGTGGTGTGCGTTGCCCATGGGGAACGTCCTCTCGATCTCATGTCTGTGTCGCGGTGGTTGTCGCGATGTGTCAAAGATATGTCGCTGACTATCGTCTGTCAAGAGGCGAGCCAAAAAAGGAGGCGCACCCTGGTGGGGTGCGCCTCCTCGGCCCTGCTGTAGGTCGGCTAGCTGGCCGGGGCGACGCCGAACGCGTTGGCGAGCTTCTCGATCTTCTGCGCGCGGCCGAGGCGCGGCAGGTCGCTGCCGTCGCGGATCACGCGGCCGCGGCCCTCGAAGTCGGCGAGGAAGTCCTGGGCCCAGGCGACGTCGGACGGCGTCGGGCTGATGACCTCGTTGATGACGGGCAGCTGCTCGACGTCGAGGCAGAGCTTGCCCGTCAGGCCGAGCGCGACGGCGACGCCCGCCTGCTCGCGGAGCACGGGGTGGCTGCTGCCGACGGTCGGGCCGTCGATCGGGCCGGGCAGGCCGCCGATGCGGCTCGCCACGACCAGGCGGGAGCGCGGGTAGGCCATCGCGAGGTCGTCGGCGCTCGTGCCGGTGTCGCGGCGGTAGTCGCCGCTGCCGAACGCGAGGCGGAAGGCGCCGCGCGCCTTCGCGATCGAGGGGCTCTCCTCGATGCCGAGCGCGGACTCGACGAGTGCCAGGACGCGCACCGCGCCTCCCAGTCGGTCGAACGTCTCGGTCACGTGCTCTGGCGCCTCTGTCTTGGCGAGCATCACGCCCTGCAGGCCCGGCAGGCCGAGGAGGGCGTCGACGTCGTCGGACCAGAAGTCGGTCGAGCGGTCGTTGATGCGGACCCAGGCCCGGCCGCCGGCGGTGAGCCAGGCGACGACGTCGTCGCGGGCCGCGGGCTTGCGGGCTGGGTCGACCGCGTCCTCGATGTCGAGCACGATCTGGTCGGCGCGCGAGCGCGCGGCCTGGTCGAAGCGCTCGGGGGCCGTGCCGGGCACGAGGAGCCAGGAGCGGGCGATGTCCGCCGGCGGCTTGGAGCGGCCGGTCGTGGTGCTGCTCGCGGTGCCCGCCGCGGACGGGGCGGCGTCGGGGGCGCCGGCGGTGGTGGTCGTGTCGGTCATGGGACGTCCTCGTCTGTCTCGTCGTCGCGTGTCGCCGTGTCCCGCTCGTCGCGGGCGGCGTGCCCCACCACGCTACCGGCCCGCTCGGAGCGCGCGGTCGGCGGCGCGCAGCTGTGCGTCTCCGCGTGCCGGGCGAGGGCTCCCGCCCGGCGGCGGTCGTCGGGCGTACCGTTCAGGAAGACCACAGGCGACACCCGGGGTCACGGAGCACCGTCGACGTGCCCCCTGGGCGTCGTGAGGCCACGATCACGAGGAGCTGCCATGACCGACGCGAACACCCCGAGAGACCGCGCCGACGAGGGCGACGCCCGCGACCGCGCCCCGCGCGAGCCCGCCCGCGACCCCCTCGACGACGAGTCGCAGACCGCCGTCGACCGCGATGCCGCCGACCGCGACGCCGCCGACGGCCCGTCCGTCGACTTCGGCTCGCCCGCCGGCGCCGACCGGCCCGCCGTCGACTTCGGCGCACCCGCGGCGGGCCCTGCCGAGCCCGCGGTCGCCCCCGAGGACCGTGTCGACGATTCAGGTGTCGACGACGGCCGTGCCGCCGACGGCGCCTGGGCGGCCCCGGCCGCGCCGACGACGCCTGACTCCTCGACGGCCGACGACCGCCCGTCGGGTGCCGACGAGCGCGGCTCCTCTGACCACGCCGACACGGAGGTGCTCCACGACCGTGTCGAGCCCGCTCCCCGCTACGACGCCGACGACGACCGCCGTGACGACGCCGACCGCCGTGACGACGCCGACCGCCGTGACGACGCTGACCGCCGTGACGACGCTGACCGCCGTGACGACGCTGACGCTGACGCCGACCGCCGTGACGACGAGGCCCGGGTCGTCCCGCCCGTGGTCGCGCCGACGCCCCCGGCGTCCCGCGCCTGGTCCGCCGCGCCGCAGGACGACTCCGGTCGGCCCCTGCACGACGACGACGCCCTCCGTGCGGCCGAGGCGCACCGAGCCCCGGGCGACGACGCCGCGCGTGCCGCCGACGGGTCGTCGACCGACGCCGACCGTCGCGACGACTCGCCGACCGTGGTCGCCCCCGTCGCGTCGCCCGGCCGCGGCGACGACGCCCCCACCACCTCCTGGCGCACCGACGACGGCCGCGTGGCCGGTCGTCCGGGCGCCGGTCCGGCCACCGGGTCGCAGGCCTACCCGCTCGTGGCCGAGACCGCCGACCCCGTGGCCCTGCGCCGCGAGCTGCTCACGGAGCAGAAGCAGGAGTTCTCGGGCATGCGCTTCGGCGCCGGCCTCCTCGGCTGGTTCGCCGCGACGGGCTTCGGCGTGTCCGTGTTCGTGGTCTTCGCCGCGATCGCGTCCGCCGTCGTCGCCGCCTCGTCCGGCTCGAGCCCTGACGGCTTCCGCGGCTTCCTGGGCGACAATGCCGAGGTCCTCTCGATCACGACCGGGATCGTCGTGCTGGTGATCGTCTTCGCCGGGTACTTCGTCGGTGGCTTCACCGCCTCGCGCGTCGCCCGCTTCTCCGGCTTCAAGCAGGGCCTGGCCACCTGGTTGTGGGGCCTCGTCATCACGATCGTCGTCGGCGTGATCGGCGCCGTCGTCGGCGTGCAGGCCAGCGACCAGTCCGCGCCGAACCCGATGATCCCCTCCATGGACGACATGTCGTCGACCTCGGTCGAGTCGTTCGTCTTCCTCGGGCTCCTGGTGGTGCTGAGCTTCGGCGGGGCCGTCCTCGGCGGTCTCCTCGGCCAGCGCTGGCACCGCAGGGTCGACCGCTTCGTGCCCGAGCACCAGGTCTGATCCACCAGGTCCTGACGGCCGGTCGTCCGGCCGTCAGGACCGTCCGGTCGCCCCGGATCCGCGACACCGAACCACAGACACAGCCACACGCAAAGGACCCTCATGCACCTCCTCGACCGCTCCTCCCTCGTCCGCAGCACCCTCGCGGTCGTCGCCGCCGGCACCCTCGTGCTCGGCCTCGCGGCCTGCTCGTCCACCTCCGACTCGGAGAGCAACAACACCGCGCCGACGCACCCCGTCAACGCGACCGAGCCCGCCGAGGAGTCGACGGAGGAGCCCCTCGCGACGATCCCGGCGCTCACCGGCGGCGTGGACACCCAGGTCGCCGTCGACGCCTCGTTCGTGGACGCGCTCGGCACCCTCGGCCTCACCCCCGGGGTCGTCGGCACCGCGACGTTCACCGACGGCACGTTCTCGTTCCCGATCACGGGCGGCAACGTCACGTACTACGACCCCGAGGGCGACGTCCGCCCGTACGTCCAGGGCAACATCGACCACGACGACTCGGGCCTGTCGCTGACCGCCGCCGACGGCACGGTCGTCGAGCTGAGCGACTTCCGCATCGACCCGGGCGAGAGCAAGCTCTACGGCACGGTCACCGCGAACGGGACGGTCGCGGCCCAGGACGCCTACCTCTTCACCCTCTGGGGCGGAACGCTCGAGCCCCTCAAGACCGAGGGGACGAACGCCGTCCTCGAGGGCACGACCGTGCACGTCAGCCCCGACGCCGCCGCCCTGCTGAACGCCACGTTCGACACGGACGCGGTCCAGGACCAGATGCTCGTCGGCGTCGCCAAGATCACGGTCGCCACGCAGTAAGGCCTGCCCGCGCACGCCGTCGACGTCCGTCGGCGTCCCCGCAGGAAGCCCCGTCCCGCAGCTGCGGGACGGGGCTTCCCACGTCCGCCGGCCCGCGCCTCCTCCGTCGTGCGAACTTGTCGACGGCAGGGGTTTCGCGGTGCAGCAAGTGAAAGTTCGGCACGCCGAAACCTGTGTAGGGTCGAGGCATGGCGACGACACGACCCCGAGGCTCCGCCGTGCAGGAGGCGCCAGGCGGGCGCCCGGCACGACACCCGCACCCGAGGCCGCGAGGCACCCTGCTCGGCCCCGCGTTCATCGCGGCGATCGCGTACGTCGACCCGGGCAACGTCGCCGCGAACCTCACCGCCGGCGCGCAGTTCCAGTACCTGCTGCTGTGGGTGCTAGTCGCCGCGAACGCGATCGCGGTGCTCGTCCAGTACCTGTCGGCCAAGCTCGGCGTCGTCACCGGGCAGTCGCTGCCCGAGGTGATGGGCCGCAGGCTCCCTCGCCCGGCCCGGCTGGCCTACTGGGGCCAGGCCGAGGTCGTCGCGGCAGCCACCGACGTCGCCGAGATCATCGGCGGCGCACTCGCCCTGCAGCTGCTCTTCGGCGTCCCGCTCGTCGTCGGCGGCCTGATCACGGGTGCGGTCTCGCTCGGGCTGCTGATGCTCACGCAGTACCGCGGCGGGCACGTCTTCCAGTCGGTGATAATCGGCATGCTGGCGATCCTCACCGTCGGCTTCTGCGCCGGCCTCTTCTTCTCGCCCCCGTCGGGCCCAGGCATGCTCGAGGGCCTGGTGCCCCGCTTCGAGGGCGCGCAGTCGGTGCTGCTCGCCGCCTCCATGCTGGGCGCGACCGTGATGCCGCACGCCGTCTACCTGCACTCGGCCC from Frigoribacterium sp. PvP032 includes these protein-coding regions:
- a CDS encoding GNAT family N-acetyltransferase yields the protein MTNAAPPAPAAPPAPGALHVQHVAWDDPRALELRARMDAEMNERYSDPGVVEDPAVTAARDAALRVDPERVHATVLVTDDAGRAVAHAALRDLDGEWEVKRVIVDATERGRGLGRLLMAELETVAREGGAPRLILQTGDRQPEAVRLYERVGYRPIPTYEPYVEALPNSICFEKVLIGV
- a CDS encoding Nramp family divalent metal transporter; the encoded protein is MATTRPRGSAVQEAPGGRPARHPHPRPRGTLLGPAFIAAIAYVDPGNVAANLTAGAQFQYLLLWVLVAANAIAVLVQYLSAKLGVVTGQSLPEVMGRRLPRPARLAYWGQAEVVAAATDVAEIIGGALALQLLFGVPLVVGGLITGAVSLGLLMLTQYRGGHVFQSVIIGMLAILTVGFCAGLFFSPPSGPGMLEGLVPRFEGAQSVLLAASMLGATVMPHAVYLHSALVRDHHGTVTEGDDRRRVLRATRWDVVLALVVAGGVNISMLVLAASTLPGRTGTDTIPGAHDAIRDALGPVVGVLFAVGLLASGLASTSIGSMAGAEIMHGLLEVEVPLFVRRVVTLVPALVLLATGISPTWLLVLSQVVLSFGIAFALVPLVVVTSDARLMGTGRNATGTRVAAWAAIAVVIALNVALIVLTVSGEA
- a CDS encoding glutamate--cysteine ligase; the protein is MTTFGIEEEFILVDPVALTPADVAASVHAELLGSAHESKFVSHEFLASQIERSSPVFTQLDQAEADLVTFRTRLAAQARRRGVVAAAVGTPFMCSGWPAVTDTERYHRVEEEFRGLVTDHLINGTHVHVGVPSRDVGVAVLNRVRAWLPTLLALTGNSPYWHGADTGFASWRAMHMRRWSTGGCPPPFVDAADYDRRIRRLVGVAGTYDTRTIWWNARLAEDHPTVEVRVADAQLDTGGALLVATLVRALVDTARAEAEADVAPLRVEPELLDAGLWHAARDGLGGELLDPVAGELRGSREVLHRLLVHVGDALDASGDHERTRALLDRVTTDGTGAERQRAAVRRGGPAELRRLCETALVARC
- a CDS encoding M23 family metallopeptidase; this translates as MSSPLPAPLLPVLRSRSAFAVVSTMLLALVFVVAGVVVGGSPARAVSYPSWDDVVAAQANESSKQAQISELQGLLDQLQSDAVNAQAEAERLGAAFQAAQDAADQGAAKLAELQAQVDEKNAIADESEKRAGQVSAQLARTGGGDVSTQLVGDGEAAGDLLYRLGAMSKLTEQADGIRQQAVSDRNVAQSLGDQAAVAKEALVGLRDTAQVSMDEAQAAADAATAAVTAQQENESRLQAQLAVLQDTTAQTQQQYEAGVEAERQRVAAEQAARAAEAARQAEELRQQRAAAAAAAAARPAPSAGAPAPAPAAPPASSGGGSGSGSGWVRPSGGGISSGYGYRVNPVSKQWKLHDGVDLAPGCSTPIYAAASGTVNYAGAYGGYGNYVRINHGGGLSTAYGHIVNGGIKVRNGQSVVAGQLIALVGSTGNSTGCHLHFETRVNGASTDPVPFMSARGVSLR
- a CDS encoding PadR family transcriptional regulator — encoded protein: MGNAHHHQNPDHPDHSDRRDQHDRFAGGGRFGRPFARGGRPGGPGFGPGGPGPFGGFPGFPGFGPGGHRGGRGRARKGDVRLAVLSLLADAPSNGYGLIKAIAERTDGVWKPSPGSVYPTLQQLVDEELIVAGDEAAKGEYSLTEAGRTYVAEHADAVEAAWAATTGDEASDEFRESLGKLFGVVQQFRSGVTDAQRAAATAKLDETRRALYAILAD
- a CDS encoding DNA/RNA non-specific endonuclease; this encodes MTIADDQPEAAAALGYDPGFLAVQVPLPGTGPRAVRELPYAHFTVLLDPRRRLAAATAVNIDGAALVDLERGDDWHLDERVPEGEQCGPEVYARNDLDRGHLVRRRDPVWGTPAIASRANLDTFTYTNAAPQVGDFNQSSELWLGLEDLVLEYAAVHQQRLTVLTGPVLHPDDPSYRGVQLPLRFWKIAAWATSDGAALRTAGYLLDQSSQLDDAELGRATLRARDQGELPPLGPYRTFQVPVRDIAALTGLELAQLAEADSLQVVPTVRPPSGLPEGWVPLDSADQLTF
- a CDS encoding CoA ester lyase, which translates into the protein MTDTTTTAGAPDAAPSAAGTASSTTTGRSKPPADIARSWLLVPGTAPERFDQAARSRADQIVLDIEDAVDPARKPAARDDVVAWLTAGGRAWVRINDRSTDFWSDDVDALLGLPGLQGVMLAKTEAPEHVTETFDRLGGAVRVLALVESALGIEESPSIAKARGAFRLAFGSGDYRRDTGTSADDLAMAYPRSRLVVASRIGGLPGPIDGPTVGSSHPVLREQAGVAVALGLTGKLCLDVEQLPVINEVISPTPSDVAWAQDFLADFEGRGRVIRDGSDLPRLGRAQKIEKLANAFGVAPAS
- a CDS encoding YrzE family protein; this translates as MTDANTPRDRADEGDARDRAPREPARDPLDDESQTAVDRDAADRDAADGPSVDFGSPAGADRPAVDFGAPAAGPAEPAVAPEDRVDDSGVDDGRAADGAWAAPAAPTTPDSSTADDRPSGADERGSSDHADTEVLHDRVEPAPRYDADDDRRDDADRRDDADRRDDADRRDDADRRDDADADADRRDDEARVVPPVVAPTPPASRAWSAAPQDDSGRPLHDDDALRAAEAHRAPGDDAARAADGSSTDADRRDDSPTVVAPVASPGRGDDAPTTSWRTDDGRVAGRPGAGPATGSQAYPLVAETADPVALRRELLTEQKQEFSGMRFGAGLLGWFAATGFGVSVFVVFAAIASAVVAASSGSSPDGFRGFLGDNAEVLSITTGIVVLVIVFAGYFVGGFTASRVARFSGFKQGLATWLWGLVITIVVGVIGAVVGVQASDQSAPNPMIPSMDDMSSTSVESFVFLGLLVVLSFGGAVLGGLLGQRWHRRVDRFVPEHQV